The Bacteroides fragilis NCTC 9343 genome includes the window CGTGGTATTGATTTGAGCGTGACCGCCCGGATTATGCAGAATGACCGGTTCCAATGGACCTCCACCTTGAACGGTACTTATTTGAAGAACCGCGTGGAACGCCTTTCCGGTGGTGAGAATGATTTCATCAACGGCTCCAGTCCGGCTGCCGGTATGGTTGATTATGCCACCATTATCAAGCCGGGTGAGGCCATCGGTACTTTTTGGGGATATGAATGGACCGGCTTGGATGAAAAGGGACATGACACTTACACGGATGTAGATGGAAATCAGATGATAGACGGTGGCGACCGCAAGGTCATCGGCAAGGCCAATCCCGATTTCACCCTGGGATGGAATAACTCCCTGTCTTATAAAAACTGGGATCTGAACCTGTTCTTCAACGGATCTTTCGGAGCCAAGCGTTTGAATCTTGTAAGATATACTATGGCTTCGGCCGAAGGGAATTCCCGCTTTGTAACTCTGGCAGACGCCTATCTGAAGGGATTCGACAAGATTGGCTCTTCGGCAACATACCCGAGCCTGACCGAAGGTGGAAATAATCTGCAGCCGGTTTCAACCAAATGGCTGGAGAACGCGGACTTCCTTCGTTTGGAGAATATCAGTCTTTCATACACTTTCCCCAAAAAGACAACGGGATTCGCTGATTTGCGGCTTACTTTCAGCTGTCAGAACCTTTTTACAATAACCGGGTACAAGGGGATGGATCCGGCCGGTACTACCTTCTCGAACAGCAGCGTTGACGTTGACGCGGGTATTGACATGGGAGCCTATCCTTCCCCAAGAACATTCACATTCGGTCTCCGGATGAATTTTTAAATCTAAAATAGAAGAACTTATGAAAATAAAAATAATAGCAGGCACTATGGTTGCCCTGTCATTTTCACTGATGTCGTGCAGTGATTTCTTAACGGAAGATCCCAGGGGAAAACTCACTCCGGAAAACTTCTTCTCTACCCAGGATGAATTGAACATGAGCATATATGCCCTTTACCAGAAAGTCAATCTTTCACAGGTATATACGAACATGCAGCTGCCCCAGTGGCAGGGGGATGATATAACGACCAATCCGGGGAGCAACAAACAGCCTGCCGCAGAAATGGACAAGTTTGCCGTAGCAAACAACAACAAGGGTGTCAAAGATGCGTGGAACATGCATTATGCCATTGTAAAGGCTGCCAATTTGATCATACAGGGGGCCTCTAAAACACCTACCACTCAAGATGAGATAAATATCGCCCTCGGGCAGGCTAAATTCTGGAGGGCATACGCTTATTTTACCCTGGTGCGACTTTGGGGACCGCTGCCGATGAATCTGGACAATGTCAACGATGATTATACCAAACCTCTATCCCCCGTGGAAGAAGTGTATGGTCATATTGTGCAGGACCTGACCGAAGCTGAGGCCGTATTGCCTACGGGTTACAGTGGCAGCCCCCGCTTTCTGAACGGAGTGAATGTGTATGTAACCCGGCAGGCAGCCAAATCTACTTTGGCAGCAGTGTATATGGCTATGGCCGGCTGGCCGATGAACAAAACGGAATATTACGCAAAGGCTGCTGAAAAGGCGAAGGAGGTCATTGAGGGTGTGAACAGAGGTGAATACGAGTATAAGCTCGATAAGGATTACAAAGATGTGTATGCTATGAGCAATAACTATAATAATGAGACGGTGCTCGGCATAAACTATTCACCGTTCGTGGATTGGGCCCAGGATTCGGAGCTTACTTCATGTAACCAGTTTGAATCGCTGGGCGGTTGGGGAGACGCCTGGGGTGAAATTCGTTTCTGGAAGGAGTTTCCTGACGGTCCGAGAAAAGATGCGACTTATGATCCCAAGATTCGTCTGAAAGACGGAACGTTGGTTGACTGGTGGGAGTTGAAGGAGGACGGTACCCCTGTCGTTCCGGAACATCACCCCATGTTCAGTATATTCTCCGTCAACTGGGATCCTGCGTCAAAAGTGAATATCAGTGCCCCGTATGATTATACAAAACCGGCCAGTCAGAACATGTGTAATGACCATCGGCATAGAATCATTCGTTATTCGGAGGTTTTGTTGTGGTATGCGGAGGCCAAGGCCAGGACGGGGCAGACGGACGAGTTGGCATTCAAGTGTCTGAATGATGTCCGCAAGCGTGCCGGACTGGAACCGCTCACCGGACTTTCTGCAGATGACCTTGCCGAAGCGGCTTATAAGGAGCATGGTTGGGAGGTGGCAGGCTACTGGGTGGCCCTTGTCACACGCCGTGCGGACCAGTTCCGTATGAACAGACTGAAAGACACCTTTAAGGAAAGAGCGGAGAACACGGCTGTTGAAGTCGCCGACGGGATTCAGGTAAAGGAGTCTGTAGAATATACGAACAGGACATGGAGTGACAATCTGATGTATCTTCCATATCCTGATATGGATTCCCAGAAAAACCCGAATCTGGTAAGGTGATTTTTTATTTTAAGCCAGAGGGCTACCCGCCAATCACCTGTTGATTGGCGGGTAGCTCCTCTGATTTTCAATGTATATTTTTTTAATATCATGCACTAAATTTTGAATTGTTTTTTCCGTGTTCTCTGCTCCTGCCTTTCCGGTCATATGTTTTCGGAAAGAAGGGTATGTGACCTGCACGTGACTTTTGAACTGATAGAGAAATGGGGTGTGGAGATCGTTCCCGTGACATTATTGTTCATTCTTATGTTTTTCTCCCTTTTGGAAACTCAGGAGGTATCATTCGTGTTCCGATTAATGTCCTTTTTTTGAATAGTCATTTGTGACCTGTTTCCGGCATGGCAGTGCTGGGAATTATTGACAAAGGTATAACAAGTACACATTCGATTCCTAGTAATAACGGATTGAGATCACGAACATTCTGAAGTGGCAGGAGGCCGACAGTATGCTTTTTGATTTCTACCCTTTAATAATGAATCCTACTGTACTACTGTAAAAAATAGGGTATTAATATACATCTTTTTTGGAAACGATCTGGAAAGTATACTACGCAAGGGGCACGGTGGAATTCCGTAAGGACTGCGAGTGGAAGGGAGTGGTCTGCCAACTCGATATTTGTCCTTATTGCCATCGCACCCTAGCCTGAACACATTATCTAAACAGCTATATTTGCAAATTGGAATGTGACCGTAAGTATTATAAGGCAAAGCAGGGAGATAGGCTGGAGCTGAGCAGCAACCCGATATCTCGCATGACCGAGATAAACAACTAAAGTGAAAGGCAATGAATATTCTCATCCTAAATACTATTATAAACAACCTACAAAAGAATAATCGTATGAATGACAAGAAAATGACAAAAAGTATGATTCTGAAAGGCGTGACAGCGGCAATTTGCATCACGGCAATACTACTTGCAGGCTGCTCCACTGTCTATGAGGAAAAGATGGTATACAATAACATCGAAATTCCTTTCAAGAATGATTTCCCTACGGACACTGTGACTTACGACAAGCTGCGAGCAGAACATACCCGAATCCTCCTGAACCTGAGCGATCCTTCATCAAAAATCGTGAACAAGGCAGACTGCACTTTCCGTACAGACCAACTTGTTACCGTAACAGGGGCGGAAGAGGACGACTTGCTCCGCATCACCAGCTGGTCGGCAAAGACTATTCATAAAGTGAGTCTGGAGATGTATATACCTGAGGCCGAGGAATATTTGCCTGTGGCTTACCTCGACTCTATTCCTGCGTTCTCCAGTTTCGAATTCAAGCCCTCGTTCGTGGGTAAGAGGAGCGTGTGTCGTACGATGGATGGGGGCTTCGTGAGTTTAGAATGTCCTCACCTTGACATGGAACGGATGAAGGTGCGCCTAGTGAGCGACGACGAACATCTCGAGAAGCTGTCAAAGATAGATGCTAAATGGACATGCAGTTTTTCTAACTACAGCTGGACACCTACCGCTGGAGATAACTGTCCCTACCGAGAACTGCGTCCCATCTACGCCCGCGAGTGGGTGGTGATTGTGACTAACTACGCCTATATGATGACTACACTCGAATATAATTATGTGATGTCCCACTTCAGAGAGGTGATGGGCGGCGATCTGTGCGATAACGACAGAAATCTGTTCAATGCTGAAAAATACCAGACGGAGAAGGAACGCTTCAAATCAGAAAAGACATTCCGCTTGGGACAGAGCAGTCCAGCCTATGGCGGACTGGGAGGTGGATACATTTGGGCAGTGACAGACTGGAATTTCTACGGGCACTACGCCTCGTTCAGCGGCTGGGAATCCATTGCACACGAGTTTATGCACTGCATGGGCTACTCTCACAACAGTAACATGACTTATGCTGCCAATAACGGTGAAGGGGTGAACGTGGGCTGGACAGAGTTTATCTGGCAACTGCACCTGTGGCTGAGCTACAAGGGTGACCTGCCCTATCCCAACCGCAATCTGTTGGGTTTCCATAAGCCAGAGAATGCCTCGTATAGGGACTGTGATATCAGTGCTATCTTTCAGGACGATACAGTGCTGAAGCAGAATATTGAGAGATTCTGCAGGCAGAGCCGGCTAGTGAAATACTTCACCGAGCACCCGATAGATACAGTCACTATACCTAAAGAGAAGGAGGAAATGAGATGAGAAGCCGAATGATGATAGGCGTAGGGGTTGCGTTAGCGTTGACGGCCTGCGAGCAGACTGAGGTAAGGGAAATCACAGAAGACCGTTACCTGCCACAGCCAATGGATACAGTGAAGATAACGGACAATTATTATCTAGACGGCTATATATCACGTGGGGCAGAGGATATAGGTGAGGGACGCACGTTGCAGGCAGTGAACCTCTTCCTTGATGGGGACGAGCTATACGTGGCAAACTTTGCCGAGAGATGCGTGGACGTTTTTGACGTAAAGCGCTTGACTTATAAACGGAGCATCTCCAACGGAGAGCGCACTTTTGTCCGTGATATTTATGTGGAGGATGGGCACCTGTTTGTAGCTGCTGGTGACAGTCGGGAGGTGCAGGTGTTCGATAAACATTCTGGGACGTACTTAACTCGTCTGGGTACAGGCATATGGCCGGTAAGTAACGTGTCGTGGGCGGGCTGTGTGGCTGCCACGAAGAACTTCGTCTTCGTACGTGACTCGAAGGAGACTAACGTACGGGTGTTCGACCGTAAGGCGGTTCTGTTGACGGCAGTGAACAACAACACCGTGTTTGCCAAGCTAGGTACTGGCAGCGACTTTATTGGTAGCAGTACAGAACCGCATGGTGAATCCTATGACATGGAGGTCATCGGTGACTCACTGTATGCCTTCATTCCTCGCTCGGGAACAATCTACGCATGGAATATACATGAGATAGCAGACAAGAAGAATGATACGCCTACTTCTGTAACCTGGTCAAGCGGCGTAAAGATCTGTTCGGTAGCGAAAGGAAGGAACGACAGCTTATTGTTTGTAGCAATGGTAAAGGACGGGAAAACACAACTTGCGGAAATAGCCTTATCGGACTTTCAGAGCCGGAATTTTGACCGCCCTCTCCGGCTGTTCGTTTCGGACAGCCGGGTGAGGCTCTCCCCACAGCCTATAGTTACTTACCTAGAAGAGAGAATAATACTGCCCAACGGAGATAAGCTGGAATGCTGGGAAATACGGAATAATCCTTCGTTTGTGATATTGCCGACGAGGTGATATATACAATGAGTTATTTTTTATCTAAATTACTTCAAATATCAAAATGAAAGGTCAACTATTTAAGTATAACTTTGCCTTTTGTGGAATAGGCTTAATTAGAGAAATCCAGTAAATACCATAAAATTAGACAACTAATTTATAGCCAGATTATTGCGAATTAGTTGGCCTTTTGGTATCTTTAGGTATTCCGTGTGACAAGAAGTCGTACAAGTAATTGTTCAGCACTGTGCCTGAACCTATTGTTCCGTCAATAGTAGTCTAAAGAGGCGTACTTTACCAGTAATGGTTTAGTGCGAAGTCCTCTTGACAATGCAGTCCTTTACAAAAATATCCAATGTATAGGTTGTTAGGCTGACTGATATGAGTAACATATGTGAATCGCTATACCATCGTAATAAAGAAATAGCTTACGGATATTTATAAGCTATAACCAAAAGGTGGGTAGTCAGGATAGTCTTTTTGGAATGTAAGGCTACACGGACATCATACTGGCGGTGGAGGGGCGGGCTCTAAGTCGGGCGTCAGTTACTTGTACGGAACTTGGTAAACCCGTATTTCTCCTGTCTATGTCAGGCAGGTAAGCCAATTGCAAGAAAAGCCGAATGTGGTGCGGGTAAAGGATTGCGGAGAAAGTGAATGATTCTGTGTAATGCGGAGGATAGAGGTTTAAACATCACCCCATGCGAAATCAGGCAGACTTCCGCAGGGTAATTCTTTGTGAAACGATTGTAGAACTTTAATAAAATGAAGAAACTGCAAATGAGCAAGGCAAAAGCCGAGTGTGCATCTTTAACCGTACGAAACACGACATGAAAAGATATCGATTCTTCCAAATATGAGCGTAAGGTGAGAAAACTGCAGGTCCGAATAGCAAAGGCCCACAAAGAAAAGAGGTACAACAAGGTAAAGGCCTTACGGTACCTACTTGCCACTTCCTACGAAGCCAAGGCATTGGCGATAAGGAAAGTAACTTCCAATAAAGGTAAACGTACGGCAGGGGTTGACCATATGAAGTGGGACACTGATGCCAAGAAAATAGAAGCTATATGTTTATTGAAAAGGAGAGGATATAAGGCCTTCCCGCTGAGGAAGGTCAACATAGCCAAAGCAAATGGCAAGACAAGATCTTTGGGAATACCAACCATGAAGGACAGAGCCGTGCAGGATATATCTTATGGCTTTAGAACTTATAACTGAAAGTGAAGCGGATGCGAACTCATATGGGTTCAGAAAGTTTAGAAGTACTGCAGATGCAATAGACGCACTTCATAGATGGTTGAGTAGAGACTGTTTACCACAATGGATACTGGAAGGTGACATTAAGGGTTGTTTTGATCATATTAATCATGAATGGCTTCTCAACAATGTGTAGATTGACAGGCTGGTATTAAGGAGATGGCTGAAAAGCGGAGTAGTATTTAATTTCCAAGTATCAATAGATACGCTACACTTTTTCTTTTCGTTGGCAAATCTTAATCCGTATCTTCGTAGCATGAAAGAAGATATACGGATGCGCCAAAAATGGCTTGAGCTATACGTCGAAACGGGTTCTGTGACAAAAACTGCCTTTCGGTGCGGGATTACCCGTTCCACGTTATACCGTTGGATAAATTGCGAGAAAGAACAAGGCAAGTCGGAATTGTCCGATAAGTCTAAACGTCCATCAAGACTTGCCAATATGAAGATAACACCTGAAATTGAAACCATTATCCTTAATCTGTGCGTGAGACAAGAAGATGGGGAACGCAACGGATTGCCAACTATCTGCTTAGGAAGAGAATAAAGCTCTCAGGCATGACGGTGTGGCGTGTGTTGAAAAGCATCAGGTCAAAGCTGTTGTGAAACGTTGCGAGAAATTTATTTCTTCTTCCAGCCGATTTTTTCCATCGGCAACATCCGGATAACCATATACCCCCGCCGTTGTTCATGGCGGCAGGAAAAACATGCCTGACGGCGATACGTGACGCGCGACTCGTGCCCGCGTGTCGCCATCGGTCGTTATGTCTAACCCCGAAAAGTCAAACAATATTATGGATCAACTCAAACGAATCGCGTTCACATTGCTGCTTGCCCTGGCGGTATTCCCGCTGTCCGCACAACAAGACAAGGTGGTAGACAGTGAAGCCTACCTTTTGTAACTCGTAACTTTGCCGCATCACTTTTTCGTAACATTAAATATTTCACTTTACGAAAACTATATTTATGTAGAAAATGGATGCAAAAAAGATTACAGAAGACTATCAAGACTGGCATAACATTGCCGAACTTCGACTTCTTGGCTTGAGCCGTTCTCAAATAGCAAAGAAGCTGCAACTTCCTCCTGGCAGAGTCATGCGGCTTTCCCGATTAAATGTTGATGAGCTTCTTCAACATGGCAATCGTCCGCGCCCTTCTTATTCCTGCCGTCTCGATCCTTATGAGGAGTCAGTTAAGCATTTGCTGATAACCTGTCCTTATTATTCTTCCACCCAGATTCATGAATATCTAAAGGAGAATAATCCCTCTTTTCCAAAAGTCTGTGAAAAGACTGTTTTCAATTACGTAAAAAAAATACGTAAAAGATACGATATACCTGCAAGAGTATAATTTTT containing:
- a CDS encoding YncE family protein codes for the protein MRSRMMIGVGVALALTACEQTEVREITEDRYLPQPMDTVKITDNYYLDGYISRGAEDIGEGRTLQAVNLFLDGDELYVANFAERCVDVFDVKRLTYKRSISNGERTFVRDIYVEDGHLFVAAGDSREVQVFDKHSGTYLTRLGTGIWPVSNVSWAGCVAATKNFVFVRDSKETNVRVFDRKAVLLTAVNNNTVFAKLGTGSDFIGSSTEPHGESYDMEVIGDSLYAFIPRSGTIYAWNIHEIADKKNDTPTSVTWSSGVKICSVAKGRNDSLLFVAMVKDGKTQLAEIALSDFQSRNFDRPLRLFVSDSRVRLSPQPIVTYLEERIILPNGDKLECWEIRNNPSFVILPTR
- a CDS encoding RagB/SusD family nutrient uptake outer membrane protein, whose amino-acid sequence is MKIKIIAGTMVALSFSLMSCSDFLTEDPRGKLTPENFFSTQDELNMSIYALYQKVNLSQVYTNMQLPQWQGDDITTNPGSNKQPAAEMDKFAVANNNKGVKDAWNMHYAIVKAANLIIQGASKTPTTQDEINIALGQAKFWRAYAYFTLVRLWGPLPMNLDNVNDDYTKPLSPVEEVYGHIVQDLTEAEAVLPTGYSGSPRFLNGVNVYVTRQAAKSTLAAVYMAMAGWPMNKTEYYAKAAEKAKEVIEGVNRGEYEYKLDKDYKDVYAMSNNYNNETVLGINYSPFVDWAQDSELTSCNQFESLGGWGDAWGEIRFWKEFPDGPRKDATYDPKIRLKDGTLVDWWELKEDGTPVVPEHHPMFSIFSVNWDPASKVNISAPYDYTKPASQNMCNDHRHRIIRYSEVLLWYAEAKARTGQTDELAFKCLNDVRKRAGLEPLTGLSADDLAEAAYKEHGWEVAGYWVALVTRRADQFRMNRLKDTFKERAENTAVEVADGIQVKESVEYTNRTWSDNLMYLPYPDMDSQKNPNLVR
- a CDS encoding reverse transcriptase domain-containing protein → MALELITESEADANSYGFRKFRSTADAIDALHRWLSRDCLPQWILEGDIKGCFDHINHEWLLNNV
- a CDS encoding reverse transcriptase N-terminal domain-containing protein, giving the protein MRKLQVRIAKAHKEKRYNKVKALRYLLATSYEAKALAIRKVTSNKGKRTAGVDHMKWDTDAKKIEAICLLKRRGYKAFPLRKVNIAKANGKTRSLGIPTMKDRAVQDISYGFRTYN